The following are encoded together in the Candidatus Hinthialibacter antarcticus genome:
- a CDS encoding glycine cleavage T C-terminal barrel domain-containing protein, whose amino-acid sequence MQASDINQQCQAVKENAGFCLLADWAVISLTGPDRKSFLHGMVSNEVNKLRAGQSNYSLLLTAKGKIVADAWVYMREEDILLIARAPLREIILQTLDKFLIMEEAEIHDLTQQHAVIALQGPNAGNMMEQPDCLVIPAALTGQPGGLLVCPQDAREAVQTALLDAGAHLVSPEVLDILRIEAGVPMVGRELDDHVIPQEAGLHHAISFEKGCYIGQEVVARLHFRGHVNRELTRFVLECKEPPTETALIQHEGKDVGTITSACRSIEREQVIGLGYLRSALRKPGAYYTSLIGDNEITVTVL is encoded by the coding sequence ATGCAAGCATCCGATATAAATCAGCAGTGCCAGGCAGTGAAAGAGAACGCAGGATTTTGCCTGTTAGCAGACTGGGCTGTGATTTCGCTTACCGGGCCAGACCGCAAGTCCTTTCTTCACGGGATGGTTTCGAATGAAGTGAATAAACTCCGCGCCGGACAAAGCAACTACTCCCTCTTGTTGACCGCGAAGGGAAAAATTGTCGCGGACGCTTGGGTCTATATGCGAGAAGAAGACATTCTCTTGATCGCCCGCGCCCCTCTTCGCGAAATCATTCTACAAACGCTGGACAAGTTTCTGATTATGGAAGAGGCGGAAATTCACGACCTGACTCAGCAACACGCCGTAATTGCGCTGCAAGGCCCCAACGCCGGGAACATGATGGAGCAACCGGATTGCCTGGTCATTCCCGCCGCGCTCACAGGGCAGCCGGGCGGCTTGCTGGTATGCCCCCAAGACGCCCGTGAAGCCGTCCAGACGGCGCTTTTAGACGCAGGCGCACACCTTGTCAGCCCAGAGGTTCTCGACATCTTGCGCATCGAAGCCGGCGTCCCCATGGTTGGGCGCGAGTTAGACGATCACGTCATCCCGCAAGAGGCCGGGCTTCATCACGCCATTTCATTCGAAAAGGGATGTTACATCGGTCAGGAAGTGGTGGCGCGGCTGCATTTTCGCGGTCACGTCAACCGTGAATTGACCCGCTTTGTCCTGGAATGCAAGGAACCGCCGACAGAAACGGCGTTAATTCAGCATGAGGGCAAAGACGTGGGAACAATCACCAGCGCATGCCGTTCGATTGAGCGCGAGCAAGTGATCGGGTTGGGGTATTTACGCAGCGCGCTTCGCAAACCAGGCGCATATTATACGTCGCTGATTGGCGACAACGAAATCACCGTAACCGTTTTGTGA
- the dnaA gene encoding chromosomal replication initiator protein DnaA, which translates to MVYTPATMFASQDQSLWLRAENALRQHLPEEEYDDWFDEVCLLECNGSNVMLGVPSSYRKEYIEQNYIQLLSSVFCGLLDQNQLNVGVSLIEASGEKATASTPVQSPATSMPKSQADYEPLNEKYTFESFVVGPSNKMAHAAAEAVAQKPAQSYNPLFLYGGVGLGKTHLMQAIGNAVNSNHPNKQVAYLSAEQFVNMFIDAIKRNARLSFQAVFRNVDVLLIDDIQFLAGKESTQEEFFHTFNALHNRRKQIVISSDRPPKDIPTIEDRLRSRFEWGLIVDIGLPDFETRMAILRRKSEQLQMNIPDDVLKYVASKVSSSIREMEGALFKVSAHSRFSGEGLDVETAAELLGEIYDRPVKEISIEKIQRKVADYYSIKPSDIIGKNRSRSIARPRQVAMYLSRKLTRHSYPEIGTFFGNKDHTTVLFACNKIEKELDVDPKLRSIVEQMTESFSKY; encoded by the coding sequence ATGGTTTACACGCCCGCAACGATGTTCGCATCACAGGATCAATCGCTCTGGCTGCGCGCCGAAAATGCGTTACGCCAACATTTGCCCGAAGAAGAATATGATGATTGGTTCGACGAAGTCTGCCTTTTGGAATGTAATGGCTCGAATGTGATGTTGGGCGTTCCGAGTAGTTACCGGAAAGAATATATTGAGCAAAATTATATCCAGCTGTTGTCGTCTGTTTTTTGTGGATTGTTAGATCAAAATCAGCTAAACGTCGGCGTCAGTTTAATCGAGGCCAGCGGCGAAAAAGCGACGGCGTCTACGCCCGTTCAATCGCCTGCAACCTCAATGCCTAAATCGCAGGCCGACTACGAACCGTTGAACGAAAAATATACCTTTGAATCGTTCGTTGTTGGGCCGAGCAACAAAATGGCCCATGCGGCGGCGGAGGCGGTCGCCCAAAAACCGGCGCAGTCTTACAACCCGCTGTTTTTGTATGGAGGCGTCGGGCTGGGCAAGACCCACTTGATGCAGGCCATCGGCAACGCCGTCAATAGCAACCACCCCAACAAACAGGTGGCCTATCTCTCGGCGGAGCAGTTCGTCAACATGTTTATCGACGCCATCAAGCGCAATGCGCGTTTGTCGTTCCAAGCGGTGTTTCGCAATGTGGATGTTTTGTTGATTGACGATATTCAGTTTTTGGCGGGCAAAGAATCGACCCAGGAAGAATTTTTCCATACCTTTAATGCGCTTCATAACCGGCGCAAACAAATTGTGATCTCAAGCGACCGTCCGCCCAAAGACATTCCGACCATCGAAGACCGCCTGCGTTCGCGTTTTGAGTGGGGGCTTATTGTTGACATCGGCTTGCCTGATTTTGAAACGCGCATGGCGATTCTGCGGCGCAAGTCGGAACAATTACAAATGAACATCCCCGATGACGTATTGAAGTATGTCGCCAGCAAGGTCAGCTCGTCAATTCGTGAAATGGAAGGCGCCTTGTTTAAGGTATCGGCCCATTCGCGCTTCAGCGGCGAGGGGCTAGACGTTGAAACCGCCGCCGAATTGCTGGGCGAGATTTATGACCGCCCGGTGAAAGAAATTTCCATCGAAAAGATTCAGCGCAAAGTCGCCGATTACTACAGCATCAAGCCGAGCGATATTATCGGCAAAAACCGTTCGCGTTCGATTGCGCGGCCGCGTCAGGTAGCGATGTATCTCAGCCGCAAACTGACCCGACATTCGTACCCGGAAATCGGGACCTTCTTTGGAAACAAAGACCACACCACCGTATTATTCGCATGTAACAAAATCGAAAAAGAATTGGACGTCGACCCTAAATTGCGTTCCATCGTGGAGCAAATGACGGAGTCGTTTTCCAAATATTGA
- the dnaB gene encoding replicative DNA helicase codes for MAKAQAMVPADRTLPHNLDAERKVLGAMIRDREALHRAHEILNVGGFYQPSYQILYDTLLELDVNNVAVDLTTLADALERKGKLAVIGGAFFLAELVQSVATSANIEHHANIVRERALRRHLIRSCSEIIQNAYEGRDEAEYILGEAESTIFRLAEQRGGRSFNPVGTFLDAALEKIQIAQEQQGSLTGLTSGFRDLDQMTAGFQPSDLIVLAARPSVGKTSLVLNFAEEAAMSGAAVGLFSLEMSSEQIAERVLCSQARVNLKHMRSGFFTKKDANQLIQTASNIHDMPLYIDDTPNLSPMEVMSRARRLKAEAPNLSMLIIDYLQLMNGGRNSDNRQQEVAEISRALKILARDLNIPIIACSQLSRAVEKRDDGLPRLSDLRESGAIEQDADLVVFIHREALKGEFDGEEEDLEAGRQQHFTYKLVIAKHRNGPVGEVPIYFAKEYTRFFDVAKDDREDDEVPF; via the coding sequence ATGGCAAAAGCGCAAGCGATGGTCCCCGCTGACCGGACGCTTCCTCATAATTTAGATGCTGAACGTAAGGTGCTCGGCGCGATGATTCGCGACCGCGAAGCGCTGCACCGCGCCCATGAAATCCTGAATGTTGGCGGATTTTATCAACCCAGTTACCAGATATTGTACGATACCTTACTCGAACTCGACGTAAACAACGTCGCGGTCGATCTAACCACGCTGGCTGACGCGTTAGAGCGCAAGGGCAAACTGGCGGTCATCGGCGGCGCTTTCTTTCTCGCCGAACTGGTGCAGAGCGTCGCGACTTCGGCCAATATCGAACACCACGCCAATATCGTACGCGAGCGAGCGTTGCGGCGCCATTTGATCCGCAGTTGTTCGGAGATTATCCAAAACGCCTACGAAGGCCGTGATGAGGCGGAATACATCCTCGGCGAGGCCGAATCGACCATCTTTCGTTTAGCTGAACAGCGCGGCGGACGTTCATTCAACCCGGTCGGGACGTTTCTCGATGCGGCGTTAGAGAAAATTCAAATTGCCCAGGAACAACAAGGTTCGCTGACGGGGCTGACCAGCGGTTTTCGCGACCTCGACCAGATGACGGCGGGCTTTCAACCGTCTGACTTGATTGTTCTCGCGGCGCGGCCTTCGGTGGGTAAAACCAGTTTGGTCTTGAACTTCGCCGAAGAGGCCGCCATGAGCGGAGCGGCGGTTGGGTTGTTCTCGCTGGAAATGTCGAGCGAGCAAATCGCTGAGCGGGTGTTATGCTCGCAGGCGCGGGTCAATCTCAAACACATGCGTTCGGGATTCTTCACAAAAAAAGACGCCAACCAACTGATCCAGACCGCCAGCAATATCCACGACATGCCGCTCTACATCGATGATACCCCCAATTTATCGCCGATGGAGGTGATGAGCCGCGCCCGGCGTCTCAAGGCGGAAGCACCCAATCTGTCGATGTTGATTATCGACTACTTACAGCTGATGAACGGCGGTCGCAACAGCGACAACCGTCAGCAGGAAGTCGCTGAGATTTCGCGCGCACTGAAAATTCTCGCGCGAGACTTGAACATTCCCATCATCGCTTGTTCGCAGTTGTCTCGTGCGGTCGAAAAGCGCGACGACGGGCTGCCGCGCCTGTCTGACTTGCGTGAATCGGGCGCCATCGAACAAGACGCCGACCTGGTGGTGTTTATTCACCGCGAGGCGCTCAAGGGTGAGTTTGACGGCGAAGAAGAAGACCTCGAAGCAGGCCGTCAGCAGCATTTCACATACAAGTTGGTCATCGCCAAGCACCGTAACGGCCCCGTCGGCGAGGTGCCGATTTACTTCGCCAAGGAATACACCCGCTTCTTTGACGTCGCCAAAGACGACCGCGAAGACGACGAAGTGCCTTTCTAG
- a CDS encoding mechanosensitive ion channel, which produces MIQSYLLRAADFSLSSVRKLLIFSSLILLVEASVWAQVLELPAASQTQPATPSATATITLEQIEQKKGELSSQKETIQKNLDELLTGIEGAQKQVEALQSKADADGKLSVELSEQLDKAQTALSAARDKAPADLLDRFRQQVQLLERISLLFDQQRGALDLAKSLRSTLAQVKDNIESVRVNGPSEEPPYSFVLLDALRTEISLQKEKNQTLSESLKAAQAQKEQAQSGLESKSAALQLLRESIGGNQSDSASKLDAARLSVAISERRLAQETIALRDLEIVNQKLQLQIGEAQLKLLQTREDWIEPEAVFREQDLQEQLKRLGEDDKRLEEALPGLQDQLNKAEIQLAADRRRLADETSPLHQEAEETSRIARDKIQREIKSSAERRERIKDRREFWRRRFDVFNGQASVEEFGGWLQDARVRSAALQSEFERRRDEIVTESRKRNTLESRVEEMQDQPALKKELQKQLKNQLDYIKVMSTNMTDLELSRRLVEKLIVDLQNEVDVLSFQDYAAIAWNWTNATLDKPVWTQEILNEDGVKEIIAVMTVRKLVFAVLYFVAGLVLARLLARSLARHLLRRFGVHEGAALALQKLAYYGLLLAVIVFTLNAIQFPLTAFAFLGGALAIGVGFGSQNLLNNFISGLLLLMERPIRVGDMITVEGTTGRVISIGARCTQVLTFDNIDLLIPNSKLLENSVINLTLGDQQIRTTVSVGVAYGSNARDVSRLIRKAVDEHGQILNQPEPFVIFEDFGDSSLIFTVYFWVLINDRNSKMVIRSSIRHRIYNLFEEAGIVISFPQRDVHIDSLGPLDVRVLPQEPTTNKDA; this is translated from the coding sequence TTGATTCAATCCTATTTGTTGAGGGCCGCAGACTTTTCGTTATCCAGCGTAAGAAAACTACTGATATTCTCGTCGCTAATCTTGTTGGTTGAAGCCAGCGTCTGGGCGCAGGTGCTCGAACTGCCCGCCGCTAGCCAAACCCAACCGGCGACGCCGTCTGCGACGGCGACGATTACGCTCGAACAGATCGAACAAAAAAAAGGCGAATTGTCTTCGCAAAAAGAAACCATCCAAAAAAATCTGGACGAATTACTTACGGGAATCGAAGGCGCCCAGAAACAAGTGGAGGCGTTGCAATCGAAGGCGGATGCGGACGGGAAACTCTCGGTTGAACTGTCTGAGCAACTCGATAAGGCGCAAACCGCGCTGAGCGCCGCCCGCGATAAAGCGCCCGCTGACCTTTTGGACCGCTTTCGTCAGCAGGTCCAATTGCTTGAGCGCATCAGCCTGCTCTTTGACCAACAGCGCGGCGCGTTAGACCTAGCGAAATCATTGCGCAGTACGCTGGCCCAAGTGAAAGATAATATTGAGAGCGTGCGCGTCAACGGGCCGTCGGAAGAGCCGCCCTATTCATTTGTCTTATTAGATGCGCTGCGGACGGAAATTAGTTTGCAAAAAGAAAAGAACCAAACCCTGAGCGAGTCGCTCAAAGCCGCTCAGGCGCAAAAAGAGCAAGCGCAAAGTGGGTTGGAAAGTAAAAGCGCCGCATTGCAACTATTGAGAGAGTCGATTGGCGGCAATCAAAGCGATTCGGCGTCAAAACTGGATGCGGCGCGATTGAGCGTCGCCATAAGCGAACGGCGGCTCGCGCAGGAAACCATCGCGCTGCGCGACCTGGAAATTGTAAACCAGAAGTTGCAACTCCAAATCGGCGAAGCGCAGCTGAAATTGCTACAGACCCGCGAGGACTGGATCGAGCCAGAAGCCGTCTTTCGCGAACAGGACTTGCAGGAACAATTAAAGCGCCTCGGAGAAGACGATAAACGTCTCGAAGAAGCGCTGCCTGGTTTGCAAGATCAACTCAACAAGGCCGAAATTCAACTGGCTGCTGACCGCCGCCGCCTTGCCGACGAAACCTCGCCTCTCCATCAAGAGGCCGAAGAAACCAGCCGCATTGCCCGCGATAAAATTCAACGTGAGATCAAAAGCAGCGCCGAACGCCGCGAACGTATCAAAGACCGCCGCGAGTTTTGGCGGCGCCGCTTTGACGTCTTCAACGGGCAGGCGTCGGTGGAAGAATTCGGAGGCTGGTTGCAAGATGCGCGCGTCCGTTCGGCGGCGCTGCAGAGCGAGTTTGAACGGCGGCGCGATGAGATCGTGACCGAAAGCCGCAAGCGCAATACGCTCGAAAGCCGCGTCGAAGAGATGCAAGACCAACCGGCGTTAAAAAAAGAACTGCAGAAGCAACTCAAAAACCAACTGGATTACATCAAAGTGATGAGCACCAACATGACCGACCTGGAACTCTCCCGGCGGCTGGTCGAGAAATTGATTGTTGATTTGCAGAATGAAGTGGACGTCCTGTCATTTCAAGATTACGCCGCCATCGCTTGGAACTGGACCAACGCGACGCTCGATAAACCCGTCTGGACGCAGGAGATTCTCAACGAAGACGGCGTCAAAGAAATCATCGCGGTGATGACCGTACGAAAATTGGTTTTTGCGGTGTTGTATTTTGTGGCCGGGTTGGTGTTGGCGCGTTTGTTGGCCCGCTCGCTTGCGCGTCACTTGCTGCGTCGCTTCGGCGTTCATGAAGGCGCGGCGCTGGCCCTGCAAAAACTGGCTTATTATGGATTATTGCTTGCGGTCATTGTCTTTACGTTAAACGCAATTCAGTTTCCACTGACGGCGTTCGCGTTTCTGGGCGGCGCTCTCGCGATTGGGGTCGGTTTTGGCTCGCAAAACTTGTTGAATAATTTTATCAGCGGTTTGTTATTGTTGATGGAACGCCCCATCCGGGTTGGCGATATGATTACCGTCGAAGGAACCACTGGGCGAGTGATATCCATCGGCGCCCGTTGTACGCAGGTGCTCACGTTTGACAATATTGATCTATTGATCCCCAACAGCAAGTTGCTCGAAAACAGCGTTATCAATCTGACCCTCGGCGACCAGCAAATCCGCACGACGGTTTCCGTCGGCGTTGCGTATGGCTCTAATGCGCGTGACGTTTCCCGCCTGATTCGCAAAGCGGTTGATGAACACGGCCAGATTCTCAACCAGCCGGAGCCGTTTGTGATCTTTGAAGATTTCGGCGACAGTTCGTTGATTTTCACGGTGTATTTCTGGGTCTTGATTAACGACCGGAATAGCAAAATGGTGATCCGCAGCAGTATTCGCCATCGTATTTACAACCTGTTTGAAGAAGCGGGCATCGTCATTTCTTTTCCGCAGCGCGATGTTCACATCGATTCGCTGGGGCCGCTGGATGTGCGCGTATTGCCGCAGGAACCGACAACAAACAAGGATGCTTGA
- a CDS encoding sensor domain-containing diguanylate cyclase, which yields MNIRTKLLTSITLILFVGFSLTNYIHYSTSKDALHTNIVDDSLPIISNNIYSEIQQDLMKPVNVSSLMANDTFVKDWLLDGESDLEPIQKYLYEIKQRYGFVSTFLISTRTLNYYHYEGLHKQISPDDPHDDWYYDFLKRDAQYGLDIDTDEAANDNLTIFINHRLLDYDKNLIGVTGAGLSMSQMGAFLAEYQGKFKRNIFLVDPDGVVQIHSNLDLVQTINVFEQEGIQRFRQSILDEKDDLTFCEFDRDGKHILLLTRYIPEFNWYLFVEQDETLTLADIRQNLVYNLIIGLLITCVVIIINVFTINYFQKRLERLASRDELTGAYNRRTFLEKANVEFVRCRRYSKPLSVLMIDLDHFKAINDAHGHAAGDAVLNSIVSTCKTTLRETDLLGRIGGEEFMVLLVETGQERALTAAQRLLESIRQLVAKEQGRSIQTTASIGACLMTPNDKTFDDLMKRADQAMYQAKENGRNRVEFLA from the coding sequence ATGAACATACGAACCAAACTTCTTACGAGCATTACTCTCATTCTTTTTGTTGGATTCAGCCTCACCAATTACATCCACTATTCAACATCCAAAGATGCGTTGCATACCAACATCGTTGACGATTCGCTGCCGATTATCAGCAATAACATCTATTCAGAAATCCAACAAGACCTGATGAAGCCCGTGAACGTGTCGTCTTTAATGGCGAACGATACGTTTGTGAAAGACTGGTTGCTTGACGGAGAAAGCGACCTCGAACCCATTCAAAAATATTTATATGAAATCAAACAGCGATACGGGTTTGTCTCGACGTTTTTAATCTCGACCCGGACGTTAAATTATTACCACTACGAAGGGCTGCATAAACAAATTAGCCCAGACGATCCGCATGACGACTGGTATTACGATTTTTTAAAACGCGACGCGCAATATGGCCTTGACATTGATACAGATGAAGCGGCCAATGACAATCTGACCATCTTTATCAATCACCGCTTGCTTGACTATGACAAGAACTTGATCGGCGTCACCGGCGCCGGATTGAGCATGAGCCAGATGGGCGCGTTTCTGGCGGAATACCAAGGCAAGTTTAAACGGAATATCTTTCTGGTCGACCCGGACGGCGTTGTGCAGATTCATAGCAATCTAGACCTCGTACAAACCATCAATGTGTTTGAACAAGAAGGCATTCAGCGTTTCCGCCAAAGCATACTCGACGAGAAAGACGATTTGACCTTTTGCGAATTTGACCGCGACGGCAAACACATTCTGTTGCTGACCCGCTATATTCCTGAATTCAACTGGTATTTGTTCGTCGAACAAGACGAAACCCTGACCCTCGCCGACATTCGGCAAAACCTGGTCTATAACCTCATCATCGGTCTGTTGATCACCTGCGTTGTTATCATTATCAACGTGTTCACCATTAATTATTTTCAAAAGCGTTTGGAGCGGCTCGCCTCGCGCGATGAACTCACCGGGGCTTACAACCGCCGCACGTTCCTTGAGAAAGCCAATGTGGAGTTTGTCCGTTGTCGCCGCTATAGCAAGCCGTTGTCGGTGTTAATGATTGATCTCGACCATTTCAAAGCCATCAATGATGCGCATGGCCACGCGGCGGGCGATGCGGTGCTCAATTCAATCGTCAGTACGTGTAAGACGACGTTGCGCGAGACGGATTTATTGGGGCGCATCGGCGGCGAGGAGTTTATGGTCTTGCTGGTCGAAACCGGCCAGGAACGGGCGCTGACGGCGGCGCAGCGTTTGTTGGAGTCCATTCGTCAATTGGTTGCCAAAGAGCAAGGGCGGAGCATTCAAACAACAGCCAGCATCGGCGCCTGTTTAATGACGCCAAACGACAAAACCTTTGACGACCTGATGAAGCGCGCCGACCAGGCGATGTATCAAGCCAAAGAGAACGGCCGCAACCGGGTCGAATTTCTGGCTTGA